A window from Cygnus olor isolate bCygOlo1 chromosome 13, bCygOlo1.pri.v2, whole genome shotgun sequence encodes these proteins:
- the LOC121077265 gene encoding probable G-protein coupled receptor 34, whose protein sequence is MDSLSTVLPTSEVTEHRLGNSCSQIRDEFLSVTLPVMYSLIFIVGLLSNTLALWVFSCSAQRRTSITVYMRNLALSDLLLSLCLPFRIAFQNKSEPRIFCNVVGAFFYLNMYVSITFLSLISLDRYLKIIRPLQKFKIHTVSCSTVASGLVWLVHLAFMMPFFFETREEGPCDYKCFHFRNKSTTAAAFNMTAVAIFFILLLLFLYFYGKIFAKLHRVSSVKAQQLNKKTSMRAITKTFVVLIIFIVCFTPYHIVRVPYILAQVEAISSLPWKQALHLANELVLCISALNSCLDPVVFFFLSSSFRRAVLCTFQGRLKRALMRNQGRLNHSRSVTEI, encoded by the coding sequence ATGGACTCTCTGAGCACTGTCCTGCCCACCAGCGAGGTCACCGAGCACAGGCTGGGCAACTCCTGCTCCCAGATCCGAGATGAGTTCCTCTCCGTGACGCTCCCCGTGATGTACTCGCTGATCTTCATCGTCGGGCTGCTCAGCAACACCCTCGCGCTCTGGGTGTTCTCGTGCAGCGCGCAGCGCAGGACCTCCATCACCGTGTACATGAGGAACCTGGCGCTCTCCGACCTCTTGctctccctctgcctgcccttCCGCATCGCCTTTCAGAACAAGAGCGAGCCCCGGATCTTCTGCAACGTGGTCGGGGCCTTCTTCTACCTCAACATGTACGTCAGCATCACGTTCCTCAGCCTGATCAGCCTGGACCGCTACCTGAAGATCATCCGGCCCCTCCAGAAATTCAAGATCCACACCGTGTCCTGCAGCACCGTGGCCTCTGGGTTGGTTTGGTTGGTGCACTTAGCCTTCATGatgcctttcttttttgagaCAAGAGAAGAAGGGCCCTGTGACTATAAATGCTTCCACTTCAGGAACAAAAGCACCACGGCAGCAGCCTTTAACATGACCGCAGTAGCGATTTTCTttatcctgctgctgctcttcctctaCTTTTATGGCAAGATATTTGCCAAGCTCCACAGAGTCTCCTCGGTGAAGGCTCAGCAGCTGAACAAGAAGACCAGCATGAGAGCCATCACCAAGACCTTTGTAGTCCTGATCATCTTCATTGTATGCTTCACCCCCTACCACATCGTCCGCGTCCCTTACATCCTCGCGCAAGTCGAGGCCATTTCTAGCCTGCCCTGGAAGCAGGCCCTCCACCTCGCTAACGAGCTTGTGCTCTGCATCTCAGCCCTCAACAGCTGCCTTGACCCAGttgtcttcttcttcttgtccAGCAGTTTCCGgagggctgtgctctgcaccttCCAGGGCAGGCTGAAGAGAGCTCTCATGAGGAACCAGGGCAGGCTGAACCACAGCAGGTCCGTGACAGAAATATAG